ATGCAGGAGAAGCTGAAGGCCCAGGGCCAGTTCACCGGTACGCCGGACGGCCTCTACGGCAACACCACCAAGACCGCGTTGATCGCCTTCCAGAAGGCGGCCAAGATTCCCGAAACCGGTGTGCCCGATGCACGCACGCTGGTGCAGTTCATCCAGAACGAAGCGCAGGCCCAGGGCGCCAAGCCCTGATTGTTGCGCCGGGTGGCTGTCTGAAGGCAGCCGGGATCGTCGCCGGGATCGCCGTTTTCGCAGGAGAATCGTCATGACCATCGAAGAGCTGCTCGAGATCGAAGAGATCAAGCAACTGCGGATCATGTACTCGCACTATTTTGACGGCAGCCAGATCGACGACCTGGCCGCGTTGTTCACCGAGGACGCGGTCTGCGAGTTCACCGAGGACTATGGCGGGAACTGGGTCGGCCGCGACACCATCCGCGCCAATTATGCCAAGTTCGCCAATGCCGAGCGGCCGTTCTCGTTCATGCATGCCAACACCAATCCGTGGATTCGGATCCTGAGCCCGACCGAGGCCAATGGCCGCTGGTACCTGCTCGACCTGGCGCTGGGCGAGGGGCAGGAAAACCCGCTCGGCCTGTTCGGTGTCTATGACGACGTCTACCGGAAGGTGGACGGCAAGTGGCTGATCGCCCGCACCCGGATCGATTTCCTGTGGCCCAAGCGCAGCTTCGTCGGCTTCCGCAGCCCCGGCGTGAACGGATAGCCAGTCGGCGACGGCTTGGACCCAACAGAATTTGTCATTGCCGCGTCGCCGGACAGGGCCGATATTCCAGTGCATGTTCACAGGAGCCTGGGCGGCTCCTCCAGGAGGCCAAGATGATCCAGTTGGGCACGGATCGTCCGTTGTCGGCGGATTTCGGCCGGAAGGCCGCATGGCGGGGCCCATGCGCATGAAGACGACGACCAGGACGCTTATCGACGACCTTGCCAGTACCTTGCGCCAGCGCGTGCTGCCGTTGGCCGGAGACGCGGCGGCCCATGTGCGTGATGTTATCGCCGGGCTCGATCTTCTGGCGGTGCGCATCGAACTGGAAGGGGACATCGTCTGGAGCGATATCGCCGATCAGCGTCTGATGCTCGCGGCCATCGAGCAGGAAACCCGGCAGGTCGCGGACGAGCCCTGGAAGGGGCTCTCCGCAGCCATCGCCCGGGAATTGGACCGGGTCTGGCATGCGCCCGCGCATTATCCCGAAATGGCAGTGCTGGAGGCCGAGAACCGCCGGCTGCGCGGGCTGATCGACAAGACGCTGGCCGCGGTCGAGGCGGCGCCCGGACCGCTCGGCGAAAAGCGCGCCCAGCGCCTTGTCCGGGCACTCGGCGGCTACCTGAAACGGCAGGCCGAGCGCGAGGCGCCGCTGCACCAGCAGGCGCAGGCCGCCGAGTCCTGAGCGGGCGCGCCGGGTCTGTTGCCGTAGTCGCACTTGATCCTGCAATGAAAAGGCACTCATAATCTTCAGCACCGGAAGCGGCCGGTCAGGGCCGGTCGCTTTTGCCATAAAGAATCGCCGCGCCGGGGATGACGCGGTTCGACAGCTCAGGGAAGGTTTCATGCAGTATCAGTCACCAGCCTCCATTGACGAGGCCGTGGCGGCATTGGCATCGATCGGCGGCGCCCGCATTCTCGCGGGCGGCACCGATCTGCTGGTGCAGCTGCGATCGGGCGCCGCGTCGCCCGCCGCCGTCATCGACATCAAGAACATCGACGCTATGCGTGCCATCACCGAAACCGGGGAAGGCTTCCGCATCGGCGCGGCGGCGTGCGGTGCCGAGATCACCGACCACGCGGCGCTGGTCAGGGCCTGGCCGGGTGTGGCTGAGGCCGCGGGCCTGATCGGCTCGACCCAGGTGCAGGGACGCGCCAGCCTGGGCGGCAATGTGTGCAACGCCTCGCCGGCCGCCGACACCACGCCGGCGCTGATCGCCGCACGCGCCGTGGCCGAGATCGTCGGCCCGAACGGCCGCCGCGCCATTCCGGTCGAGCAGATCGCTACCGGTCCGGGAAAGACCTCGCTGGCGCCGGGCGAGATCGTCGTCTCGTTCCTGCTGCCGAAACCTGCGGGCCGTGCGGCCGATGCCTATCTGCGGCTGATCCCGCGCACCGAAATGGACATCGCCGTGGCGGGCGCCGCGGTCAACCTGACGCTGAACACCGATGGCACCATCGCCGACGCACGGGTCGCTATCGGCGCCGTCGCGCCGACGGCGCTGGTGCTGGACGCCGCGCCGGGCATCCTCGCGGGCAACCGTCCCGACGAGGCGATTCTGGCGAAGCTGGCAGACGCGGCCAGCGCCTTGGCCATGCCGATCGACGACAAGCGCGGCACCACGGACTACCGCCGGAAAGTGGTCGGCGTGCTGGCGAAACGGGCGGCGCTGATCGCCTATGAACGGGCGGGAGCGCGCTGATGGCCAAATCTCATGTATCCACCACGGTGAACGGCGATCCCGTCGAGTTCCTCTGCGACGCGCCCGAGACCATGCTCGACGTGCTGCGCAACACCATGGGCCTGACCGGCACCAAGGAAGGCTGCGGCACCGGTGATTGCGGGGCCTGCTCGATCATCGTCGACGGGCGGCTGGTTTGCGGCTGCCTGATGCTGGCGGTCGAGGCGACCGGCAAGCAGATCACCACCATCGAGGGCATCGGCGCGCCCGACCGGCTGCATCCGGTGCAGCAGGCTTTCCTCGAGGATGCCGCGCTTCAGTGCGGGTTCTGCACGCCGGGCTTCATCGTTGCCGCCAAGGCGCTGCTCGACCGCAATCCCGATCCGACCGAAACCGAGATCCGCTACTGGCTGGCCGGAAACCTTTGCCGCTGCACCGGCTATGACAAGATCGTGCGCGCCGTGCAGCACGCGGCCGCCGAGATGAAAGGGCAACCCGCATGACCTACGAACCGAAGAACCTGCGCGTCGTCGGCACCCGTCCCATCCGCCACGACGGCGCCGACAAGGTGACCGGCCGCGCCAATTACGCATCCGACTTCACCCTGCCGGGCATGCTGTGGGGCCGTGTCCTGCGCAGTCCGCACGCCCATGCAAAGGTGAAGTCGATCGATACCGCGAAGGCGCTGGCGCTTCCCGGCGTGAAGGCGATCGTCACCAGCGCCGACCTCGTGCTGCCCGACGCCGGTGTCACCCAGGCCGGCGAATCGGCGATCAGCAACCAGCACCTGGCGAAGAACCTGCTGGCGCGCGACAAGGTGTTCTACGACGGCCACCCGGTCGCCGCCGTCGCCGCCATCTCGGACGCCGTCGCCCAGCAGGCGCTCGGGCTGATCGAGGTCGATTACGAGGTGCTGCCCCACGTCATCGACGTGAACGAGGCCATGAAGGACGGCGCCCCGCTGCTGCATGACGACCTGTTCACCGACGGCGTCGAGCCCAGGCCCGAAAAGCCCTCCAACATCGCCAAGCGCATCGTCGTCGCCAAGGGCGACATCGAGAAGGGTTTCGCCGAGGCCGACATCGTCATCGAGCGCACCTACACCAGCAAGCCGGTGCACCAGGGCTATATCGAGCCGCAGGGCGTCGTCGCCAACTGGGCCGAGGACGGCCAGGCCATGGTCTGGTGCTCCAGCCAGGGCCAGTTCATGATCCGCGACCTGTGCTGCACCATGCTGGGCCTGGAAACCTCGTCGCTGAAGGTGATCCCGGCCGAGATCGGCGGCGGCTTCGGCGGCAAGACCACGGTCTATCTGGAGCCGCTGGCGCTGATGCTGTCGCGGGCGTCCGGCCGGCCGGTGAAGATGGCCATGACCCGCGGCGAGGTGATGCGCGCCACCGGCCCGACCTCGGGCGGCTCGTATACCGCCAAGATCGGCGCCATGAAGGACGGCACGATCACCACGGCGGAAGTGGTGCTGAAGTTCCAGGCCGGCGCCTTTCCCGGCTCGCCGGTCGGCGCGGCGGTGATGTTCTGCTCGGCGCCCTACGACATCCCCAACCTGTCGATCACCGGCTACGATGTGGTCGTCAACGTGCCGAAGATCCACGCCTACCGGGCGCCCGGCGCGCCCAACGGCGCCTTCGCGTTCGAGACCGTGCTCGACGAGCTGGCCCGCGAGCTGAACATGGATCCCATCGACTTCCGGGCGAAGAATTCGGCGGTCGAGGGCTCCAAGTCGCCCTACGGCCCGACCCACGGCCCGATCGGCGGCCTCGAGTGCCTGTCGTCGGCCAAGGACCACCAGCACTACAAGTCCAATCTGGGCCCGAATCAGGGGCGCGGCGTCGCCAGCGGCTTCTGGATCAATATCGGCGGCCAGTCGGCGGCCACCGTCGTCGTCAACCGCGACGGCACCATCGCGCTGGTCGAGGGCTGCCCCGATATCGGCGGCACCCGCGCCTCGCTGGCGATGATGTGCGCCGAGGTGCTGGGCATCCCGGCCGACAAGGTGCGTCCCTCCATCGTCGATACCACCGCCATCGCCTTCAACGACGTCACCGGCGGCAGCCGAGTCACCTTCGCCACCGGCATCGCCGTGGTGCAGGCGACCGAGGACGCCGTGCGCCAGATGCGCGAGCGGGCCGCCAAGATGTGGGACATCGACGTGGAGCAGGTCGGCTGGCGCGACGGCGCGGCGCAGGAGCTGAACGGCAACCGTTCGCTCACCATCGCCCAGATCGCCCAGAAGGCGGCCAAGACCGGCGGCCAGATCATGGGCCACGCCTCTATCAACGCCTCGGGCGCTGGCCCGTCGCTGACCACGCATCTGTGCGATGTCGAGGTGGACCGCGAGACCGGCAAGGTCACCATCCTGCGCTACACCGCGTTCCAGGACGCCGGCAAGGCGGTGCATCCGTCCTATGTGGAAGGCCAGATGCAGGGCGGCGTGGTGCAGGGGATCGGCTGGGCGCTCAACGAGGAATACATCCACGACGAGGATGGCCGGCTGGAGAATCCCGGCTTCCTCGACTACCGCATGCCGGTGGCGTCGGACCTGCCGATGATCGACGCGGTGATCATCGAAGTGCCGAACCCGAACCATCCGTTCGGCGTGCGCGGCGTGGGCGAGGCGCCCATCGTGCCGCCGCTCGCGGCCATCGCCAACGCCATCTATGACGCCACGGGCGTGCGCATGCGCGACCTGCCGTTCTCGCCGCCGAAGGTGCTGGCGGCGCTTGAGGCGGCCGGGAAAGCGAAAGGCTGACGTGGCGAAGGTCGTCCTGCCTGGAGACCTGGGCCGCCGGTTCGCCGGCGGCGAGGTCGAGATCCGCGTCGAAGGCGACAATGTCCGCCGCCTGATTAGGGCGCTGGAGGAACGCTATCCCGGCATCGCCGAGGTGCTGGAGTCCGACGCCATGGCCGTCGCCATCGATGGGGTGGTTTACCAGGACGCGTTTCTCGAAGAGGTGGGCGCGGAGTCGGAGGTGTACTTCCTGCCGGCGATCAGGGGCGGGTGTTAAACCCTCGACCGTCATCCCGGCGGAGGCCGGGACCCAGACTTGACAGTCCGGCGCGCTTCGCGCCGGTCTTTTCGTTGGGGACTGGATTCCGCCCTCCGGCGGAATGACGGCTGATGGGGTGGCGGTAAGGGTGCTATTCGACAGCGATCATTCCAGGTCCGTCGCGATCGAAATCTGCGCGCTCCGGTGCAGCGACGTGTGCGTGCGAGTCCTGAAGAACCAGCACCCGCCGGTCTTCACCAGCACGTCGTTGTAGTAGCCGGTGGAGCTATAGGTCCGGCCGTCGTGCAGCTCGATGTCTTCCTTGAAGTAGTTCTTGCTGGTGGCGGTGTCGCCGTCCACGTCGACCGACACCATCATCGGGAAGAAGCTGATCGACTTCACCGCGCTCATCATGTCGGTCCAGCGCGATACGATGACGTCCCGGCCGTCCATCGGGTTGCCGTACATCACCCAGCTCGCGCCGTCCTCGGCCCAGGTCGTCGCCCAGAGGGCTGGGTCCTTCAGCATCACGGCGTCGCAGTAGCGCTCGACCAGCTCGCGGATGGCGAGGACGTCTTCTATCGGTCCGGTGGACATGGCGGTTTCTCCCCTGTCATTTCAACGTGTATTCCCCGAACCGCACCTTCCGCATCTCCCACCAGTAGCGGAGCGTGCTGTGCGGCCAGAGCGTTGTGATCTTGCCGTTCTGGTCCTGGTACCAGCTGTTGCAGCCGGCCTGCCAGATGGTGCCGGCGAGGCCCCGCTGCATGGCGGCGTCGAAATGCGCGGCGGCCTCGGGGCGCGGCTCGATGGTGCGGCGCTCGACCAGCTTCCAGATGCATTGCAGGACATAGCGCACCTGCTGCTCGACCATGAAGATAATCGAGCTGTGGCCCAGGCCGCTGCCCGGGCCGAGCAGCATGAAGAAATTGGGAAAGCCGGGAACGGCCACCGTCCGGTGCGCCGCCATGCCGTCCTGCCACGCCTCGCGCAGGGTCAGGCCGTCGCGGCCGGCGATTTCGGTCCTCGGTACGTCGGTGGTGCGAAAACCGGTGGCGAGGATGATCACGTCGGCGCGGTGCAGCGCGCCGTCCGCGGTGACGACGCCGTCGGGCGCGATCCGGGCGATGGGATCGGTCACCAGGTCGACATGCTCGCGGGCAAGCGCCGGATAGAAATCGTCGGACACCAGGATGCGCTTGCAGCCGGGCGGATAGTCGGGCGTCAGTTTCGCGCGCAGGTCCGGATCGGGCACCTGCGCCTCCAGATGCCGCAGCGCCAGCCGCTTCTCCTGCGCGTTGCGGCGGTTGCGGCCCAGGAACAGCGGCCAGCGGCTCTCCAGCATCCAGTAAAGTTGCCAGCGGTGCAGCCGGCCGAGGAACGGCACGCTCCGGAACGCGCGCTTCCACGAGGCCGGATAGGCGCGGTCGAGGCGCGGGATGATCCAGTTGGGCGTGCGCTGGAACAGGTCCAGATGCGCGACCCTGTCGACGATGGACGGCACGATCTGCACCGCGCTCGCCGCACTGCCGATCACGGCCACGCGCTTGCCGGAAAGGTCGGCGTCCTGGTTCCACGCCGCCGAATGGATGACGGCTCCCGCGAAGCCGTCCAGTCCCTCGATGTCGGGGTAGTTCGGCACGTGCAGCGCGCCGATGGCGCTGACCAGCACGTCGGCGTCATCGTGCTCGCCCGCGCCGGTGGTCAGGCGCCAGCGACTGGCGGCCTCGTCGAAGCGCGCCTCGGTGATTTCGCGGCCGACGCGGATATGCGGCCACAGGCCGTATTTGCCGGCGCAGCGCTCGAAATAGTGCTGGATTTCTCCGCCCGGCGCATAGACGTGGCTCCACTCCGGATTGGGCTCGAACGAATAGGAGTACAGGTGCGAGGGCACGTCGCAGGCGACGCCGGGATAGGTATTCTCCCACCAGGTGCCGCCCACATTGGCGCCCTTCTCGTAGATGACGAAGTCTTCCAGCCCGGCCTGCCGGAGCGCGATGCCCATGCACAGGCCGGACATGCCGCCGCCGACGATCGCGACCCTGGGACCTGCACCCATCGGCTATCCTGTTCTCATCTGCCGCCGTCCACGGTCAGTATCGAGCCTGTCGTGTAGCTCGAGGCGTCCGACGCGAAATAGAGCGCGGCGCCCACCACCTCGTTCGGTTCACCGATGCGCTTGAGCGCATAGTTCTGGGCGCGTGCCTCGGCGGCCTCCATGTCCCAGGCTTTCGAGACGTCGGTGCGGAACGCGCCGCAGCAGATGCAGTTGACCCGCACATTCGGCCCATAGGCGAAGGCATAGGCCTGGGTCATGGCGTTGAGCCCGGACTTGGCGGCGGCATAGGGGATCACATTCGCCGTCGGCCGCAGCGAGGCGATGCTGGAGATGTTGATGATCGAGCCGCCGGCGCCCTTCGCCATCCGGCCGCCGACCAGCGCGCTCAGCCGGAACGGCCCTTTCAGATTGATGTCGAGCACCTTGTCGTAAAGCGCCTCGCTCACATCCTCTGGCGACGGATAGAGCGGCGACATGCCGGCGTTGTTGACCAGGATATCCACCTTGCCGAATGTGCCGTAGGCCGCCTCGACCAGACCGTCCAACTCGTTCCAGTTGCCCACGTGCACGCCATAGGCCAGCGCCTTGCGGCCGAATCGCTGGCCGACTTCTGCCGCCAGCGCCTCGCAGTTGGGCAGCTTGCGGCTGGCGATGACCACGTCGGCGCCCGCCTCGGCGAAGGCCAGCACCATTTCCTTGCCCAGTCCCCTGCTGCCGCCAGTGACCAGCGCCACCTTGCCCGTCAGATCGAACCGTCCGCTCATGTCTCGCTCCCCGATTGTCGATTGGCGCGGGTCTCCCGTCCCGCGCGGTCAGGATGCGTCAATCCGTCTCGCGCCTCCAAGGAATATGTGGCGGGGATGGACACCTGCGCTAATCTTGCCCGGCTGGCGGCTTTGGCGCCGAGTATCAGAGGAGGGGAAAGCCATGGCGCTTTCGGTCATCGGCGCGGGCTTCGGCCGTACCGGCACGCTGTCGCTCAAGGGAGCGCTCGAGAGACTCGGCTTCGAACCGTGCTACCACATGCTGGAGGTGGTCCAGCACGGCTTCGGCGCGGTCTGGCGCGACATTGCATTCGGGGGCAAGCCGGACTGGGACGCGGTATTCAGCGGCTACACGGCGACGGTGGACTGGCCCTCCTGCAACTATTACCGCGAGCTGGCCGACCATTATCCGGATGCCAAGGTTATCCTCAGTCTGCGCGATCCGGACAAGTGGTTCGACAGCTGCCGCAGCACCATCTTCCGTGCCATGCAGATGGACCACACCGAGGCGCCGGAGGCCATTCGAATCCAGATGGAAATGGTCCGAAAGCTGGTGATTCAGGACACCTTCGGCGGCGATATCGACAACCGTGCTCATGCAATCTCGGTTTACAACCGGCACAATGAAACGGTCCAGAAGGTCATTCCCGGTGATCGCCTGCTGGTGTTCGAAGCCTCGCAGGGCTGGGAACCGCTCTGCCGCTTCCTCGGCGTGCCCATGCCGGCCGATCCCTATCCGAGGGTGAATACCACCGAGGAATTCCAGCAACACTTCAAGCAGGTTACATGAGGGCGGCCCTCCGCTGCACACTTTACCCTCGGTGCAACTAAGTGCAGTATGACCGCCAAGACGATGATGCCTGGGGATGTGGGCCAAGGGTGGCCAGTTCCCTGACAATGGCCTGCTCCGGTCCGGGAGTGGCTGAGCCGGGAAATGGGGATTGAACTGGCACTTATTGGGCGCATGGCAAATGCCGCGCGGATTGCCCTGCGCGGCCGGAATGCCGGAGCGTGGGCATGAGCGCTGATCCGCGCCTGCCATGGTCCATGCCCGCAAGTCCCGAGATGTGGCGGTTGTTCCTGCAGCATATGCCGGCCTGTGTCGCCGTGCTCGACCGCGACATGCGGTATGTGGCCACCAGCGAACGCTGGATCGAAGACCTGGAACTGACAGGCCGCGACATCATTGGCCAGTCGCACTACGACCTCTTTCCCGGCCTGGACGACACGCGCCGTGAAAGGCACCGCCGCTGCCTTGCCGGTGAAACGATCAGATTGGGCCTCGACGATTATGTGCTGCCGAGCGGCGCGCGGCTGACCGTCAAATGGGAATATGTCCCCTGGCATGACGCCCAAGGCGACATTGCCGGAATGATCATGTTTTCCGAGGTCATGACCCGCCAGCGCATGCTGGAGGAGAAGGTCGAGGCGGAGGCCGACCGCCTGCACCGCGCCGAGATCGTCAGCAAGTCCGGCGCCTGGGAATGGGACGTGGCCGCCAATGTCGTTACCTGGAGCGCGGGCCTGTCGGCATTGCTCGGGCTTGACGACGTAAGAGCCGATGGCGAGCGGCCCAGCTGGACCCGCCTGGTTCATCCCGACGACCGTGACGGGGTCATGAAGCAGGTAGGCCGGGCGTTGGCGGGCGAAATTCCCTACGACATCGAAATGCGCATGCTGCGCGACGATGGAACCATTCTCGATGTCCGGGTAATCGCCGAGATCAGCCGCGACCCGGAGGGCAATCCGTTGTCGGTGTTTGGCGCCATGCAGGATGTTACCGAGCTGCGGCGCAAGGAGCGCGAACTGTCTGCGGTCTATCGCCGCTACCGGCTGGCGAGCGAGGTCTCAGGCACGGCGGCCTGGGAAATCTGGCCGAAGGAAGGGCGGGTTCTTACCGACGAGAATTTCATGCGGCTTATTGGTCGCGCGGGCGAGCCGCCCAGCGAGACCCTCGATGATCTGCAGGCGGCGTTCCCGCCGGAGACCCGCGCGAAGCTGACGCGCATGATCGGCGAAATCGTGGCGGGTAACCGCTCGACCTATGACCTGACGCTGCGCACCAGGCTGCCGGACGGCAAGACCATCTGGCTCAGCGCCTACGGCAAGGTGCTGGGCGGCAGAAAGGGCGAACCGCTTCGCATTGTCGGCACCACCCGCGACGTTACCGATCTGAAGCTGGCCGACCTGGCGCTGCAGAACAGCGAGCGCAATTTGCTGGTGGCGCAGCAGATCGCCAGCGTCGGCAGCTGGGAATGGGATGTTGGCAGCGAGACGTTGAATTGTTCGCCGGAATTGTTGCGGATCTACGGTTATCCAACGACGCGCACCTCGATCCGGCTCGAGGATCTGATGAGCCGCATCCATCCCGATGACGCCGAGCGCGTTACCGTGGGGTTCGGCGAACTCCGATCCGGCGGCGCCGTGAATGTCGAGAGCGAAATGCGCCTGGTGCGGCCCGGACAAGGGACGATCTGGATTCGCGCCATCGCTCGCGGGTTCACCAACGACGCCGGTCGGCTGGTGCGCATGAATGGCGCTGTGGAGGACATTACCGCGCGCAAGGTGGCCGATCGCGAAATCGCTCTCCGCGACAGCGCGCTGCAGAACTCGGTCGGCGCCGTCGCCATGGCCGGTATGGACGGCTACTTCGTATACGCCAATCAGGCATTCCTCGATCTGCTGGGCATTGAGAGCCAGGAAGCGCTGAAAAAGGTCAATGCGCTGGAAACCGTCCGCGATCCCGCAGCGGCGGAAGCTGCCTTTGGGGCGCTGGTGAACGAACCATACCGCTGGGACGGCGAGTTGCCGATTCGCCGCACCAGCGGCGAGCACCGGGACGTTCTGGTTACCGCGGCCGTCCATCGGGCCGTGGGCGAAGAGCCGCTGATCATCGCGTCATACATGGACGTGACCGAACGGAACGCGGCGCTGCGCGATCTTGCCCGCAGCGAACGTCAGCTCCGTCAGGCCCAGACCATGGCGCGCCTGGGCGAAACCGCCTACGACACGGTGACCGGCCGCTACGCCATGCCGGCCCATACCCGGGAAATCCTGGGCCTGGGTGACGAATACGCCACGTTCGACGCGGCGATGGGACGCAAACTGATCCACCCGGACGATTGGAAAAAGATCGACGATGGCGCCCGCCTGCTGATCAAGGGGCTGAGCGACAGTGACATGACCACGTACCGGTTCCTGTCGCCGACCCGCGGCACCCTGCACGTACAGACGATCAATCATGCCGAACGTGACGAGACCGGGCGGGTCACCGGCATGACCGGCATCATCCAGGACGTTACCCATATCAAGCAGGCCGAGGACGAGGCCCGCGAGGCCAGGCGGCGGGCCGAGCGCTATCTGGATATTGCCGGCAGCGTCATCATCGCCCTCGATCCCGACGGCCACATCAACCTGATAAACCGCCAGGGCCGCGAATTGCTGGGCTATTCGGAATCAGAGCTGATCGGCCGCGACTGGTACGATCTGGCTGTGCCCGCGGAATTGCATGACGAACTTCGTGCACGGGTCAACATAATGGCCGACGAGCGCAGCCAGGGCTTCCGGGTCCGTGAGAGCGAGGTGGTCACTCGCACCGGAGAACGGCGGCTGATCGAATGGGTGACATCGCTGCTCTACGACGACGACGACAATTTCGCGGGATGGCTGAGTTCGGGGCGCGACCTCACCGATCTGCGCCAGGCGGAACAGTCGCTGCGCGACAGCGAAGTACGCACGCGGGCGGTAATGGAGGCGGCATCCATCGGTATCGTCACGCTGGATGAGACCGGCTGTATGGTGTCGCTCAATCCAGAAGCCGAGAACATCTTCGGCATGGAGGAGACCCTGCTCTTGGGCCGGAATCTGGCGGATATGTTTGCCCCGTCAGAGCGCGAGTCGTGCGACGCCATGCGTCTGCCTGTTGACGAGGATGAGGCCGGCGGCCACAAAGCGGGCCTTGGCGTGCTGCACGAATTCACCGTGCCCCGCGGCGAGGGCGAAGCCACGCCGGTCGAAATGTCGGTGACCGCAATGGACATCGGCGGGCGCCGTACCTTCGTGGCCGCCATTCAGGATATTACCGAGCGCAAGCGGGCCGAGGCCAAGCTGCAGCAGGTGCAGCGGCTGGAGACCATCGGCCAGCTCACCGGCGGTGTTGCCCACGATTTCAACAACCTGCTGATGGCCATGCAGGTGAATCTGGAACTGCTCAAGGAGATGGTCGAGCACGATCCGGACGGTAACGAATATGCCGATGCGGCGCTCTCTTCCGTCGCGCGCGGCGCCGAACTGACTCGGCGGCTGCTCGCCTTCTCCCGCCGCCAGCCATTGCAGCCCAAGGTGATCGACATCAACGGGCTCGTCACCGAGACGGTGCGCATCCTGCAGCGGACTCTGGGCGAGCAGATTGCCATCGTCAGCGTGCTTGAGCCCGACATCTGGCCGGTCGAGGTCGACCGCGCCCAACTTGAAAACGTGCTGATGAACCTGGCGGTGAATGCGCGCGACGCAATGCCATCGGGCGGGCGCATCACCATCGAAACCGTCAATTCCGTACTCGACGAGCATTATGCGGTGACGCATGGAGACGTCGAGCCCGGCGAGTATGTCATGCTCGCTGTCTCCGATACGGGAACGGGCATGTCGCCGCAGGTGCTGGCGCGCGCATTCGAGCCGTTCTTCACCACCAAGGACGTCGGGCGTGGCAGCGGTCTCGGCCTCAGCATGACCTATGGTTTCGTCAAGCAATCGGGCGGGCACCTCAAGCTGTACAGCGAACTGGGCGTGGGCACGACGATCAAGATCTACTTCCGGCGGGACCGGCGCGGCGTGCAGGTGGAGAAAGCCCGGACTGCCGAACCGGTCGCGCAAACCGGCAACGAGGTGATCCTGCTGATCGAGGACGATGCGAGCGTGCGTCAGACCGTGACGGCGCTGCTCCAGTCGCTTGGCTATACGGTCGTGGTGGCCTCGGACGGACCCGAAGCCCTTGAACTTGTCGAGGGCGGCGTCAAGCCGGACCTGTTGCTTGCCGACATCGTGCTGCCGAAGGGACTGACCGGCCGCCAGGTCTGCGATGCCATCGGCGCGCGCCTTCCCGGCATCAAGACCTTGTACATGTCCGGTTACACCGAAAATGCCATCGTTCATCAGGGTCGGCTGGAGGATGGCGTGGTGCTGCTGTCCAAACCATTCCCGAGACGTCATCTCGCAGAGAAGTTGCGCGAGGTGCTCGATTCGTAGAATCGGCGCCTGATTTGCGGAAAATTTTAACTAATTGGTTTCGAAGCAACAAATCTTAACCATAATTCGGCCATTTTTACCCGGATTGTACTTGAACGAACAGGCTGTACCCTCCTTAATAGAGGTGTAGAAGTTCGTTAACTCCTCGAAACGGCAAACCATCAGGAATGATGGGACGCAAAGCCACCGGCCCGACATCGGATATTCCGCGACTCTGGGATGACCGAAAGGGTAGCGGGGTTTCCGAAAGGGCCAACATATGTCTACCCAGCCTTCTGGCCGCTTGCGGTCGTGGCTTGGCCTGACCGCTGCGTCGATTGCTGCGGTCATGCTC
The window above is part of the Emcibacter sp. SYSU 3D8 genome. Proteins encoded here:
- a CDS encoding PAS domain S-box protein; translated protein: MSADPRLPWSMPASPEMWRLFLQHMPACVAVLDRDMRYVATSERWIEDLELTGRDIIGQSHYDLFPGLDDTRRERHRRCLAGETIRLGLDDYVLPSGARLTVKWEYVPWHDAQGDIAGMIMFSEVMTRQRMLEEKVEAEADRLHRAEIVSKSGAWEWDVAANVVTWSAGLSALLGLDDVRADGERPSWTRLVHPDDRDGVMKQVGRALAGEIPYDIEMRMLRDDGTILDVRVIAEISRDPEGNPLSVFGAMQDVTELRRKERELSAVYRRYRLASEVSGTAAWEIWPKEGRVLTDENFMRLIGRAGEPPSETLDDLQAAFPPETRAKLTRMIGEIVAGNRSTYDLTLRTRLPDGKTIWLSAYGKVLGGRKGEPLRIVGTTRDVTDLKLADLALQNSERNLLVAQQIASVGSWEWDVGSETLNCSPELLRIYGYPTTRTSIRLEDLMSRIHPDDAERVTVGFGELRSGGAVNVESEMRLVRPGQGTIWIRAIARGFTNDAGRLVRMNGAVEDITARKVADREIALRDSALQNSVGAVAMAGMDGYFVYANQAFLDLLGIESQEALKKVNALETVRDPAAAEAAFGALVNEPYRWDGELPIRRTSGEHRDVLVTAAVHRAVGEEPLIIASYMDVTERNAALRDLARSERQLRQAQTMARLGETAYDTVTGRYAMPAHTREILGLGDEYATFDAAMGRKLIHPDDWKKIDDGARLLIKGLSDSDMTTYRFLSPTRGTLHVQTINHAERDETGRVTGMTGIIQDVTHIKQAEDEAREARRRAERYLDIAGSVIIALDPDGHINLINRQGRELLGYSESELIGRDWYDLAVPAELHDELRARVNIMADERSQGFRVRESEVVTRTGERRLIEWVTSLLYDDDDNFAGWLSSGRDLTDLRQAEQSLRDSEVRTRAVMEAASIGIVTLDETGCMVSLNPEAENIFGMEETLLLGRNLADMFAPSERESCDAMRLPVDEDEAGGHKAGLGVLHEFTVPRGEGEATPVEMSVTAMDIGGRRTFVAAIQDITERKRAEAKLQQVQRLETIGQLTGGVAHDFNNLLMAMQVNLELLKEMVEHDPDGNEYADAALSSVARGAELTRRLLAFSRRQPLQPKVIDINGLVTETVRILQRTLGEQIAIVSVLEPDIWPVEVDRAQLENVLMNLAVNARDAMPSGGRITIETVNSVLDEHYAVTHGDVEPGEYVMLAVSDTGTGMSPQVLARAFEPFFTTKDVGRGSGLGLSMTYGFVKQSGGHLKLYSELGVGTTIKIYFRRDRRGVQVEKARTAEPVAQTGNEVILLIEDDASVRQTVTALLQSLGYTVVVASDGPEALELVEGGVKPDLLLADIVLPKGLTGRQVCDAIGARLPGIKTLYMSGYTENAIVHQGRLEDGVVLLSKPFPRRHLAEKLREVLDS